One stretch of Streptomyces sp. NBC_00443 DNA includes these proteins:
- the mltG gene encoding endolytic transglycosylase MltG: MTEYGRGQGSEPWHPEDPLYGDGGWEGQQQGHAGQQAAYGGQPQHYPEQQHYGDWGTGQHAAYDQAQQYQQHPQHPQQGQQYPQQYDQQQYPGHGQQAYDNNGWATGSHPQVQYPDPADPYGQQAAAYGGEQHDYYGTSEAYPPPEPPGRRQAEPEPPETDWDPGPDQGEHAFFAGGDDEDDGSDDDSGGGRGRGDRRGGRGGKPKKRRSGMACLVVVLVFGAGVAGVGYFGYQFYKDRFSDAPDFAGDGTSETVSVEIPKGAFGSDIGQKLKAAGVVKSVDAFVAAQQENPDGDKIQAGAYLLKKQMSAESAVEMMLSPESQNNVLVRPGERNLSVYKALDEQLELSSGTTKKVAEEKYKTLGLPSWANSNGEIKDPLEGFLYPGTYAAAKGMKPEAVLKEMVSQAADKYEALDLEAKAKALKLDNPLQVITVASLVQAEGKTNDDYRKMAEVVYNRLDLANPETYGALQFDSTFNYLKGQSNIDISESEIKSNKDPYNTYTQKGLPPGPIDNPGEGALTGTLNPTNQGWYYFVATDGVNKTEFAKTHDDFLKLKDKFNESRGN; this comes from the coding sequence ATGACTGAGTATGGCCGGGGCCAAGGCTCCGAACCGTGGCATCCGGAGGACCCGTTGTACGGGGACGGCGGATGGGAAGGGCAGCAGCAGGGCCATGCGGGCCAGCAGGCTGCCTACGGCGGCCAGCCGCAGCACTATCCGGAGCAGCAGCACTACGGCGACTGGGGCACCGGCCAGCATGCCGCGTACGACCAGGCGCAGCAGTACCAGCAGCACCCGCAGCACCCGCAGCAGGGACAGCAGTACCCGCAGCAGTACGACCAGCAGCAGTACCCGGGGCACGGGCAGCAGGCGTACGACAACAACGGCTGGGCCACCGGCTCCCATCCGCAGGTCCAGTACCCCGACCCGGCGGACCCTTACGGGCAGCAGGCCGCGGCGTACGGCGGCGAGCAGCACGACTACTACGGCACGTCCGAGGCGTACCCGCCGCCGGAGCCGCCGGGCCGGCGGCAGGCCGAACCGGAGCCGCCCGAGACCGACTGGGACCCCGGCCCTGACCAGGGCGAACACGCCTTCTTCGCGGGTGGGGACGACGAGGACGACGGCTCCGACGACGACTCGGGCGGCGGCCGGGGGCGCGGTGACCGCCGGGGCGGGCGGGGCGGGAAGCCCAAGAAGCGCCGCAGCGGCATGGCCTGTCTGGTGGTCGTGCTGGTCTTCGGTGCAGGTGTGGCCGGAGTCGGATATTTCGGTTACCAGTTTTACAAGGATCGTTTCAGCGACGCTCCGGACTTCGCGGGTGACGGCACGAGCGAGACGGTGAGCGTCGAGATCCCCAAGGGCGCGTTCGGGTCCGATATCGGTCAGAAGCTGAAGGCGGCCGGCGTCGTGAAGAGCGTCGACGCCTTCGTCGCCGCCCAGCAGGAGAATCCCGACGGGGACAAGATCCAGGCGGGCGCCTATCTGCTGAAGAAACAGATGTCCGCGGAGAGCGCCGTCGAGATGATGCTCAGTCCCGAAAGCCAGAACAACGTTCTGGTCAGGCCGGGCGAGCGCAATTTGAGCGTCTACAAGGCGCTCGACGAACAGCTCGAATTGTCGTCCGGGACCACCAAGAAGGTCGCCGAGGAGAAATACAAGACCCTCGGACTGCCAAGCTGGGCGAACAGCAACGGCGAGATCAAGGATCCGCTGGAGGGCTTCCTCTACCCGGGCACCTATGCCGCCGCAAAGGGCATGAAGCCCGAGGCGGTGCTGAAGGAGATGGTGTCCCAGGCCGCCGACAAGTACGAGGCGCTCGACCTGGAGGCCAAGGCCAAGGCCCTCAAGCTGGACAACCCGCTGCAGGTCATCACGGTCGCCAGCCTCGTCCAGGCCGAGGGCAAGACCAACGACGACTACCGCAAGATGGCGGAGGTGGTCTACAACCGCCTCGATCTCGCGAACCCTGAGACGTACGGTGCCCTGCAGTTCGACTCGACCTTCAATTACCTGAAGGGTCAGAGCAACATCGACATCAGCGAGTCGGAGATCAAGAGCAACAAGGACCCGTACAACACGTACACGCAGAAGGGCCTACCGCCGGGTCCGATCGACAACCCGGGCGAGGGCGCGCTGACGGGGACGCTGAATCCGACGAACCAGGGTTGGTACTACTTCGTGGCGACCGACGGCGTGAACAAGACAGAATTCGCCAAGACCCACGACGACTTCCTGAAGCTCAAGGACAAGTTCAATGAGAGCAGGGGCAACTGA
- the aroC gene encoding chorismate synthase, translating into MSRLRWLTAGESHGPALVATLEGLPAGVPITTEMVADHLARRRLGYGRGARMKFERDEVTFIGGVRHGLTLGSPVAIMVGNTEWPKWEQVMSADPIDPEILAGLARNAPLTRPRPGHADLAGMQKYGFDEARPILERASARETAARVALGAVARSYLKETAGIEIVSHVVELAAAKAPQGVYPTPGDVEKLDADPVRCLDADASKAMVAEIDQAHKDGDTLGGVVEILAYGVPVGLGSHVHWDRKLDARLAGALMGIQAIKGVELGDGFELARVPGSKAHDEIVNTPEGIRRVSGRSGGTEGGLTTGELLRVRAAMKPIATVPRALQTVDVTTGEATQAHHQRSDVSAVPAAGIVAEAMVALVLADAVAEKFGGDSVTETRRNVTSYLDNLAIR; encoded by the coding sequence TTGAGCAGGTTGCGCTGGCTGACCGCGGGGGAGTCCCACGGTCCCGCACTCGTGGCGACGCTGGAGGGCCTTCCCGCCGGCGTGCCGATCACCACGGAGATGGTGGCGGACCACCTGGCCCGGCGCCGGCTCGGTTATGGACGCGGTGCGCGCATGAAGTTCGAGCGCGACGAGGTCACGTTCATCGGTGGTGTGCGGCACGGTCTGACGCTGGGTTCCCCGGTCGCGATCATGGTGGGCAACACCGAGTGGCCGAAGTGGGAACAGGTCATGTCGGCCGACCCGATCGACCCCGAGATCCTCGCCGGCCTCGCCCGCAACGCGCCGCTGACCCGTCCGCGCCCCGGTCACGCGGACCTCGCGGGCATGCAGAAGTACGGCTTCGACGAGGCCCGGCCCATCCTGGAGCGCGCCTCCGCGCGTGAGACGGCGGCGCGGGTGGCGCTGGGCGCGGTCGCCCGGTCGTACCTCAAGGAGACGGCCGGCATCGAGATCGTCAGCCATGTCGTGGAGCTGGCCGCCGCGAAGGCGCCGCAGGGTGTGTACCCGACGCCGGGCGACGTCGAGAAGCTGGACGCGGACCCGGTGCGCTGCCTGGACGCGGACGCGTCGAAGGCGATGGTCGCGGAGATCGACCAGGCCCACAAGGATGGCGACACCCTCGGTGGCGTGGTCGAGATCCTGGCGTACGGCGTGCCCGTCGGCCTGGGCTCGCACGTGCACTGGGACCGCAAGCTGGACGCCCGCCTCGCCGGTGCGCTCATGGGTATCCAGGCCATCAAGGGTGTCGAGCTCGGTGACGGTTTCGAGCTGGCGCGGGTGCCCGGTTCCAAGGCGCACGACGAGATCGTGAACACACCCGAGGGCATCCGCCGCGTCTCCGGCCGCTCCGGCGGCACCGAGGGCGGCCTCACGACCGGTGAGCTGCTTCGGGTCCGCGCCGCGATGAAGCCGATCGCGACGGTGCCGCGCGCTCTGCAGACGGTGGACGTGACCACGGGTGAGGCGACGCAGGCTCATCACCAGCGCTCGGACGTGTCCGCGGTTCCGGCCGCCGGCATCGTCGCCGAGGCCATGGTGGCGCTCGTCCTGGCGGATGCGGTGGCGGAGAAGTTCGGCGGCGACTCGGTGACCGAGACCCGCCGCAACGTGACCTCGTACCTCGACAACCTGGCCATCCGGTGA
- a CDS encoding shikimate dehydrogenase, which produces MRAGATDARRAAVLGSPIAHSLSPVLHRAAYAELGLTGWSYDRFEIDEAALPGFVAELGPEWAGLSLTMPLKRAVIPLLDEVTETAVSVEAVNTVVMTEDGRLVGDNTDIPGMVAALREHGIEQVDSAAILGAGATASSALAALARICTGEVVAYVRSEARAAEMRQWGERLDVEIRTADWAEADRALHAPLVIATTPAGATDSLAAAVPERPATLFDVLYDPWPTALAARWSMYGGAVVSGLDLLVHQAVLQVEQMTGRVPAPLEAMRKAGERALANR; this is translated from the coding sequence ATGAGAGCAGGGGCAACTGACGCCCGCCGGGCTGCCGTGCTCGGTTCGCCCATCGCCCACTCCCTCTCCCCGGTGCTGCACCGGGCCGCCTACGCGGAGCTGGGGCTGACGGGCTGGTCGTACGACCGGTTCGAGATCGACGAGGCCGCGCTGCCCGGGTTCGTCGCGGAACTGGGGCCGGAGTGGGCCGGGTTGTCGTTGACCATGCCGCTCAAGCGGGCCGTCATCCCGCTGCTCGACGAGGTCACGGAGACGGCGGTCTCGGTCGAGGCGGTCAACACGGTCGTGATGACCGAGGACGGCCGCCTGGTCGGCGACAACACCGACATCCCCGGCATGGTCGCCGCGCTCCGGGAGCACGGCATCGAACAGGTCGACTCGGCGGCCATCCTCGGCGCGGGCGCCACGGCGTCCTCCGCGCTGGCGGCACTCGCGCGCATCTGCACCGGCGAGGTGGTGGCGTACGTGCGCAGCGAGGCCCGTGCCGCCGAGATGCGGCAGTGGGGCGAGCGGCTCGACGTCGAGATCCGTACGGCGGACTGGGCCGAGGCGGACCGAGCGCTGCACGCGCCGCTGGTGATCGCGACCACCCCGGCCGGTGCGACGGATTCCCTCGCGGCCGCCGTACCCGAGCGCCCGGCCACCCTGTTCGACGTGCTCTACGACCCCTGGCCGACCGCCCTCGCGGCGCGCTGGTCGATGTACGGCGGCGCCGTGGTCAGCGGGCTCGACCTGCTGGTGCATCAGGCGGTGCTGCAGGTGGAGCAGATGACGGGCCGCGTCCCGGCGCCCCTTGAGGCCATGCGAAAAGCGGGCGAGCGCGCTCTCGCGAACCGCTAG
- the efp gene encoding elongation factor P: MASTNDLKNGLVLKLEGGQLWSVVEFQHVKPGKGPAFVRTKLKNVLSGKVVDKTFNAGVKVETATVDKRDMQFSYMDGEYFVFMDMETYDQLMVDRKAVGDAANFLIEGFTATVAQHEGEVLFVELPAAVELVIQETEPGVQGDRSTGGTKPATLETGHQINVPLFITTGEKIKVDTRTSDYLGRVNS, encoded by the coding sequence GTGGCTTCCACGAACGACCTCAAGAACGGCCTGGTGCTCAAGCTCGAAGGCGGCCAGCTCTGGTCCGTTGTCGAGTTCCAGCACGTCAAGCCCGGCAAGGGCCCGGCCTTCGTGCGCACCAAGCTCAAGAACGTGCTCTCCGGCAAGGTCGTCGACAAGACGTTCAACGCCGGCGTCAAGGTCGAGACGGCCACTGTCGACAAGCGCGACATGCAGTTCTCCTACATGGACGGCGAGTACTTCGTCTTCATGGACATGGAGACCTACGACCAGCTCATGGTCGACCGCAAGGCCGTCGGCGACGCCGCCAACTTCCTGATCGAGGGCTTCACGGCCACCGTCGCGCAGCACGAGGGCGAGGTGCTCTTCGTCGAGCTGCCCGCCGCCGTCGAGCTCGTGATCCAGGAGACCGAGCCGGGTGTCCAGGGCGACCGCTCCACCGGTGGCACCAAGCCCGCCACGCTGGAGACCGGCCACCAGATCAACGTGCCGCTCTTCATCACCACCGGTGAGAAGATCAAGGTCGACACCCGCACGAGCGACTACCTCGGCCGGGTGAACAGCTAA
- a CDS encoding aminopeptidase P family protein, which produces MSEVYATRRSRLRDRCQASGSATALISRPANVRYLAGAAPQGSVLLLGKTEDLLVCTGPPDDRPSEGRPDEALRIHVLPGAGGDPAVAAADLAAGQGGVRLAVEEHHLTVARHRAIRSVVPRLRLADLGGAVEQLRVVKDEEEISCIRIGAEIADQALGELLESILVGRTERHLALELERRLVDHGADGPAFATSVATGPNAGRRAHRPTDRRVEEGDFLSVCLGATYRGYRCEIGRTFVIGTSPADWQIELYDLVFAAQRAGRESLVPGAAYRDVDRAARQVLDSAGYAQGLPALTGHGVGLEIDEDPQLAPAAMGKLDACVPVTVEPGVHLPGRGGVRIDDTLVVRPEADGGPELLTITTKELLAL; this is translated from the coding sequence ATGTCAGAGGTGTACGCCACCCGCCGCTCCAGGCTGAGGGACCGCTGCCAGGCCAGCGGCAGCGCCACCGCGCTGATCTCCCGCCCCGCCAACGTCCGCTACCTCGCGGGCGCCGCCCCGCAGGGCTCCGTGCTGCTCCTCGGCAAGACCGAAGACCTGCTCGTGTGCACCGGCCCGCCCGACGACCGGCCCTCGGAGGGCCGCCCGGACGAGGCATTGCGGATCCACGTCCTCCCCGGCGCCGGAGGCGACCCCGCAGTCGCCGCGGCCGACCTCGCGGCGGGGCAGGGAGGGGTCCGCCTCGCCGTGGAGGAACACCACCTCACCGTGGCCCGCCACAGAGCCATCCGGTCGGTCGTCCCGCGCCTGCGCCTCGCCGACCTCGGCGGAGCCGTGGAACAGCTCAGGGTCGTCAAGGACGAGGAAGAGATCTCCTGCATCCGGATCGGCGCGGAGATCGCCGACCAGGCCCTCGGGGAGCTGCTCGAATCCATCCTCGTCGGCCGCACCGAACGCCACCTCGCCCTCGAACTCGAACGACGCCTCGTCGATCACGGCGCCGACGGCCCCGCCTTCGCCACCTCCGTCGCCACCGGCCCGAACGCCGGCCGCCGCGCTCATCGGCCCACCGACCGCCGCGTGGAGGAGGGCGACTTCCTCTCCGTCTGCCTCGGGGCGACGTATCGCGGCTACCGCTGCGAGATCGGCCGTACGTTCGTGATCGGTACGTCCCCCGCCGACTGGCAGATCGAGCTGTACGACCTCGTCTTCGCCGCTCAGCGCGCCGGACGGGAGAGTCTGGTGCCCGGCGCCGCCTATCGTGATGTGGACCGCGCGGCACGGCAGGTGCTGGACTCCGCGGGGTACGCGCAGGGCCTTCCGGCACTGACGGGGCACGGCGTGGGACTCGAAATCGACGAGGACCCGCAGTTGGCTCCCGCGGCCATGGGTAAACTGGACGCTTGCGTGCCGGTCACCGTCGAACCGGGGGTCCACCTCCCGGGCCGGGGCGGTGTCCGGATCGATGACACGCTCGTCGTTCGCCCCGAGGCGGACGGCGGACCCGAGCTACTCACCATCACGACCAAGGAGCTGCTCGCCCTCTAG
- the nusB gene encoding transcription antitermination factor NusB yields MAARNTARKRAFQILFEGDQRDAGVLTVLADWIRLSRDDTRQPPVSEYTMQLVEGYAQHARRIDDLIAQYAVGWTLDRMPVVDRNILRLGAYELIWVDETPDAVVLDEMVALAKEFSTDESPSFVNGLLGRLKDLKPSLRREEA; encoded by the coding sequence TTGGCTGCCCGCAACACGGCCCGCAAGCGCGCCTTCCAGATCCTCTTCGAGGGTGACCAGCGCGACGCAGGAGTCCTGACGGTCCTCGCGGACTGGATCCGGCTCTCCCGGGACGACACCCGGCAGCCGCCGGTGAGCGAGTACACGATGCAGCTGGTCGAGGGCTACGCGCAGCACGCGCGGCGCATCGACGATCTGATCGCTCAGTACGCGGTCGGCTGGACGCTGGACCGGATGCCGGTCGTGGACCGCAACATTTTGCGCCTCGGCGCGTACGAGCTGATCTGGGTCGACGAGACGCCGGACGCCGTTGTGCTGGACGAGATGGTCGCGTTGGCGAAGGAGTTCTCCACGGACGAGTCGCCCTCGTTCGTCAACGGACTCCTCGGCCGGCTCAAGGACCTGAAGCCCTCGCTGCGCCGTGAGGAAGCGTAA
- the aroB gene encoding 3-dehydroquinate synthase, with translation MSAAPVVVLVGPMGVGKSTVGQMLADRLGVAYRDTDDDIVAEQGRTIAEIFVDEGEPAFRAIEKQAVHRALAEHDGVLALGGGAILDADTRALLAGQRVAYLSMDVEEAVKRTGLNAARPLLAVNPRKQWRELMEARRHLYEGWPRRSSPPTAVPRGSDPSRPGRTGVEGRMSEAVTRIQVGGTAGSEPYEVLVGPQLLGELGGLIGEKAKRVAVIHPEALAGTGDALRADLVEQGYDAVAIQVPNAEEAKTAEVAAYCWKALGQSGFTRSDVIVGVGGGATTDLAGFVAASWLRGVRWIAVPTTVLAMVDAAVGGKTGINTAEGKNLVGAFHPPAGVLCDLAALESLPVNDYVSGLAEIIKAGFIADPAILELIESDPEAARTPAGPHTAELIERSIRVKAEVVSSDLRESGLREILNYGHTLGHAIEKNERYKWRHGAAVSVGMHFAAELGRLAGRLDDATADRHRTILEAVGLPLHYRYDQWPKLLENMKVDKKSRGNLLRFIVLDGLAKPTVLEGPDPAVLLAAYGEVGQ, from the coding sequence GTGAGCGCAGCACCCGTGGTCGTCCTCGTCGGCCCGATGGGCGTGGGCAAGTCCACAGTGGGGCAGATGCTGGCCGACCGGCTGGGCGTGGCCTACCGGGACACCGACGACGACATCGTCGCCGAGCAGGGCCGGACCATCGCCGAGATCTTCGTCGACGAGGGCGAGCCCGCCTTCCGGGCGATCGAGAAGCAGGCGGTGCACCGGGCGCTCGCCGAGCACGACGGCGTCCTCGCCCTCGGCGGCGGCGCGATCCTCGACGCGGACACGCGTGCGCTGCTGGCCGGCCAGCGGGTGGCGTACCTGTCGATGGACGTCGAGGAAGCGGTCAAGCGCACCGGCCTCAACGCCGCCCGCCCGCTCCTCGCGGTCAACCCGCGCAAGCAGTGGCGCGAGCTGATGGAGGCCCGCCGCCATCTGTACGAGGGGTGGCCACGGCGGTCGTCGCCACCGACGGCCGTACCCCGAGGAAGTGACCCAAGCCGCCCTGGACGCACTGGAGTTGAAGGACGTATGAGTGAGGCAGTGACGCGGATCCAGGTCGGCGGCACCGCGGGCAGCGAACCGTACGAGGTCCTGGTGGGCCCTCAACTGCTGGGCGAGCTCGGCGGGTTGATCGGGGAGAAGGCCAAGCGGGTCGCCGTCATTCACCCGGAGGCGCTGGCCGGGACCGGTGACGCGCTGCGGGCCGACCTGGTCGAGCAGGGCTATGACGCGGTCGCCATCCAGGTGCCGAACGCGGAAGAGGCCAAGACCGCCGAGGTCGCCGCCTACTGCTGGAAGGCGCTGGGCCAGTCGGGCTTCACCCGCTCCGACGTCATCGTCGGCGTCGGCGGCGGCGCGACCACCGACCTCGCCGGTTTCGTGGCCGCGAGCTGGCTGCGCGGGGTGCGCTGGATCGCCGTACCGACCACCGTGCTCGCCATGGTCGACGCGGCCGTCGGCGGCAAGACCGGCATCAACACCGCCGAGGGCAAGAACCTCGTCGGCGCCTTCCACCCGCCTGCCGGTGTGCTGTGCGACCTTGCCGCGCTGGAGTCCCTCCCGGTCAACGACTACGTGTCCGGGCTCGCCGAGATCATCAAGGCCGGTTTCATCGCCGACCCGGCGATCCTGGAGCTCATCGAGTCCGACCCCGAGGCCGCCCGCACCCCGGCCGGCCCGCACACCGCCGAGCTGATCGAGCGCTCCATCCGGGTCAAGGCCGAGGTCGTCTCCTCGGACCTGAGGGAGTCCGGCCTGCGGGAGATCCTCAACTACGGCCACACCCTCGGCCACGCCATCGAGAAGAACGAGCGCTACAAGTGGCGGCACGGCGCCGCGGTCTCCGTCGGTATGCACTTCGCCGCCGAACTCGGCCGTCTCGCCGGGCGGTTGGACGACGCGACGGCCGACCGTCACCGCACGATCCTCGAAGCGGTCGGCCTGCCGCTGCACTACCGCTACGACCAGTGGCCCAAGCTGCTGGAGAACATGAAGGTCGACAAGAAGTCCCGCGGCAATCTGCTGCGCTTCATCGTGCTGGACGGCCTGGCCAAGCCGACCGTCCTGGAGGGACCGGACCCGGCCGTGCTGCTCGCCGCGTACGGCGAAGTCGGCCAGTAA
- a CDS encoding Pro-rich N-terminal domain-containing protein produces MQHAVGSPLPPPHQSGNGWSPAAQHPGPHHPGTHQGPAPHQVPVPHQGSAPVPPPPPAPGFTPPGAPPGSPSGPVPPAPQHTHVPPTPETTGHVPLPPGGPVGMPSAPPATAAPDPAATTLAVLLIGPAGAGKTSVAKYWADHRRVPTAHISLDDVREWVRSGFADPQSGWNDNSEAQYRLARRTCGFAARNFLANGISCILDDAVFPDRPVVGLGGWKRHVGPGLLPVVLLPGLEIVLERNAERTGNRRLTDEEVARIHGRMAGWYGSGLPIIDNSQLDVPQTAQILDDVLARSIASPPSW; encoded by the coding sequence ATGCAGCACGCAGTGGGTTCTCCGCTGCCGCCGCCCCACCAGTCGGGGAACGGCTGGTCGCCGGCCGCACAACACCCGGGTCCGCATCACCCGGGCACGCACCAGGGACCCGCCCCGCACCAGGTACCCGTCCCGCACCAGGGCTCCGCCCCAGTGCCGCCGCCACCCCCGGCACCGGGCTTCACACCCCCTGGAGCACCCCCCGGAAGTCCCTCCGGACCGGTCCCGCCCGCGCCACAGCACACCCACGTCCCGCCCACGCCCGAGACCACGGGCCACGTACCCCTCCCGCCCGGCGGCCCGGTCGGCATGCCGAGCGCCCCGCCCGCCACGGCGGCCCCGGACCCGGCGGCCACCACACTCGCCGTACTGCTCATCGGGCCGGCCGGCGCCGGCAAGACGAGCGTTGCCAAGTACTGGGCGGATCACCGCCGCGTCCCCACGGCCCACATCAGCCTCGACGACGTCCGCGAATGGGTCCGCTCGGGCTTCGCCGACCCCCAGTCCGGGTGGAACGACAACTCCGAGGCCCAGTACCGCCTGGCCCGCCGCACCTGCGGCTTCGCCGCGCGGAACTTCCTGGCCAACGGCATCTCGTGCATCCTCGACGACGCGGTCTTCCCCGACCGCCCGGTGGTGGGCCTCGGCGGCTGGAAGCGCCATGTCGGTCCCGGCCTCCTCCCTGTCGTCCTGCTCCCGGGCCTGGAGATCGTCCTGGAGCGCAACGCCGAGCGCACGGGCAACCGCCGCCTCACCGACGAGGAGGTGGCCCGCATCCACGGCCGCATGGCCGGCTGGTACGGCTCCGGCCTCCCGATCATCGACAACTCCCAACTCGACGTCCCCCAGACAGCCCAGATCCTGGACGACGTACTGGCCCGCTCCATCGCCAGCCCCCCGAGCTGGTAA